The Saccopteryx leptura isolate mSacLep1 chromosome 5, mSacLep1_pri_phased_curated, whole genome shotgun sequence nucleotide sequence ATGCCCGCCCCCAGCACGGGTCTCGGGCATCATGGTAGGGACCCTCATCTATATGTTGCTGTTTCTCAGGGTCATGCtgactccctgagggcagggcttTGCTGCCCCGCTCCACCTAGCTCAGGTGCCGCTCCAAACCTACCGCCATGGAGTTCTTCATGTCGGCCACGGCCGAGGTGAACTCGCTGAAGTGCAGCTCGGGGCAGTAGACGAGTGGGTGCACCAGGTCCCCGCACTTCCTCCCAGATTTCACACAGGCTGCCTCCCACTCGGCGCTGTTGGTGAGCACGGCTGCATGGTACTTGCCCGTGGCGATTCCCTGGAAGGTGGCCCCATGGGAGACCAGGGAGAAGTGAACAGAGCCCCCCAGAGAGGGAAACATAAGGCAACAGAGAGCACAGAAGCAACGAAGAAGCCCTAAGAGAGgtggtgagaggcagagacagaggaggaaggcTTCCTGTCCTCTCCTGGCCTGCAGGCCTCAGGCCATGGGCTTTGCTTCCCACCCTCCCTCGGGACCATGGACAAGCTCCATGGTCCCCTCCCCAGGCTATGAGGTTGAAGTGACAGCAGCCCCTCCCTCCTGGAGTCCAGGGAGGCTTAGGCTCCCACCTGAGCTCCGGTCAGAGTGGCCATGTCCAGGATGATGTCGGCTGCCAGGTCCTTGCAGGCGTAAGACACGCCGTCTGCCAGCACCAGCCTGCCCTCGGCATCCGTGTTGTTGATTTCCACAGTCCTGGGGGAGACAGAGACCCCAGTCATGGTGGTACTCCCTCGGGCGTTGGGAGTGAGTCCCTTTGGAACTGGGGTGACCCCATCTAGAGACTTTGTAATTCTCCTCCTGGGGAGAAGGGCCACCACTGTCCCCTACCGTCCCGCAGTGGCAGGGTCACAAGCAAAGGTCATCAGATCGATCCCATCCTGTCCCTCTCCAGCTAGAAGCCGAGGCGAGCCACCCAGCTCCTGTGCCTCATCTGTAAGGTGGGAGGACAGGGTCGTCCAGGTGGCCTTTACACAGCTCCTGGCCCTGGGTAAATTTAGAGGAGGACGTGCTTTTCGTGGTCACCCTGGGGATAGGCACCTGAGTGTATGTGTGGAGAAGGGTTCATCCCACTAAAGCAGGTGGATCCCAAGCTCCTGAGCCAGATGCCCTAGTCCCCCTCCTAGGCACCCCTGGAAGCAAGCAGCCTGAGGTCTCCTATAGCCTGTCATAGGGCATCCTCCAACAGGATTTGCCCCTGGCTGGAGTAAGCAGGGTGAAATCTGCCCCCCAGCCAGGCCTGGCTTACAAGAACCAGCCTGGCCTGGGACAGAGGGGGATAGCATGCCCAGAGGAAGCCAGGCTGACATGCAGTGAGCAGAGGAGTGGCCTTACTTTCCTGAGTACAGCAGGTGGATGTCGTCGGGCCTCGTTGCATTTGGCCCCACTGAGTTCTCAGCCAAGCAGAACACCGCGTGCAGGTTGTCCTTGAAACCCTGGAGGAATGTGGGCAGAAGCTCTAGTTACAGGCTGTTGGTGCTCAGACCTCCCTTCCCCCCATCCTTCTGAGAAGCTCATCTATGGAGGCAGCAGGGCACTGGAGGGCAGGGGCAGGCGGCAGAAGTTGGGTGCTGTCCCCCAGGCCGGACCCGTAGAGCTGAGCATGGTGAGTCACTCATCAAATGCTGGCTGTACTGTACCCTGTTAGTCTCCCGCCAGCAAGGGGACAAGAGAGTGCTCCTTCCTCCACACACCCCCGCAGGGCTAACAGACCACCTGAGGCTCATGGCTCTGCTTGAGAGACACCCCAGGAAGGCCCATTTTGAATGAGGACAAACAGTGCAGAAACAAGAGCCAGCCTCGCTCGGGCCTGGCTGTGGAGGTGCTGGCCCCTCTGCCCTGTTAAAAGCCCCAAAGCAATCAGGATGCCCCCGTCCCATATGGACCAAGCCCCCTTCCTCCTGGGATTTCTATTCCTCTCTCAGGAAATAAGCTGGGCTCCTGACTAACCTGAATTAGAAACTCTGCCAAGACCTGTTGTTCTCACTTTAAGTTTACCCTCGGGAACCACACCAAACAGGTGGGCCCTACGGATAGAGGAGGCCTTGTATTTAACGACAGGAAGGACTGAGCCTCTTAGAAGCAGCCTAAGGAGCTACATTAAGGAGGTAAGTCAACCCCATGGTGGTCAGTGTACACTACACCTTTGTTGAATCAATACTTTTTAATGGCACTGGGACTTTGGGTTCTAAAGGTCATCAGCCAacctcacctccccaccccaagTAATCACAGCttcagggcagggaggggctgccctAGAgtccttgctccctccccgttTTAGAGCCTTTGGTGTTTGATAGGTGCAGACCTCGCAGGAAGGACCGGAAAGGCTACAGAGGGCATGCTGAGAAAGGCTGACCCCACTAACCTGCTTGATGGCAGCTCTGAAGGCCCCCAGGATGGCTGCAGCTCCCCCGCAGTCTCTCTTCATCCCTGGCATGGTGGTCTAGGGACAGCACAAATGGGTGAGAGAGGGCTGAGTGCATGCTGACTGGTCAGCGACAGCGCccccttgccccatccccccctGCCTAGGTGCACCAGGGCCCCAGAGGGGCTCCCCAGACCTGCAGGACCTAGAGAAGAGAACCCAGAACACTCCCACTGGAAAAGAGTGGGACTTCCACAAGTGCTGCGTTCGCCGTGGCCAGGCTGCTACACAGACACAGCTGCCACGGCCTGGGCTGTGACCCCGTTACCCGGCTGCCCGGGAAACAAGCCCTGCTTCCTTGCACGGCCATTGGAAGCTGTCACTATCTGGCCTCGTTGACACTTTTCTTAGGTCTCTGCTCCTCCACATCACTGTCTTGAATGATCTGCTTGAGTTAATGTGAACTCTTCCCAAATGTCACTGTCACATCACAATCCCACCCCAATGGTGAGGACACCTGCACCCCACCATGTGCCCACCATCAACTGGCATCTCCTGGGTAGACCAGTGTAAAGAGAGGCCGCCAGAAACAGAAATGCCCTCCTGCCACAGAGGTAAATGTGGTTTTCTGTAAACCTATGGAGAGtggttacatatttttacatttaataggCTCCCAACACTAATTGACaagttcatattttaaattaacagtAGGTCATCACATGTAAGGATTCAGGTTTGAAATGTACCCAGTGATGTTTTGAACCTTTATCAGATAATATGAGCCTTGAGGTTTAATGGAAAGTATTTTTAGATATAAACTGAGCTGCTTTTACAATTAAATCGAGTGAAAATGACCCAGCTAGCGCTACTGAAATTAAGCTGTCTCTTTTGACCTAAACTGCGAGAAAGCACAGGATTGTTTAAACGAAAAAAACAGGGCCTCAGCTCTGGAATCAAACCATTTGCAAAATGGCCCACAGAAAACAGCTCGAGATAGTCACTGGCATGATGCTGCTGTCATTGGAGCAGCCTCCCGGCCGTGGGCAAATGCCAAACTGCAGTGGTAGGTCTACTCGCCGGGGGCGCTGCGTGGCGCCCCGTCCCTCACGCCCCTACTTTTATAAAAGAGACAGTTCCCACAGTGACACTAGGGTGGCATTCCCTTGTTACACTGGACTGACACTTGCACCTATGGACCCCAAGTGCCAAGAGGGCTGGCTGCAGGTACAGCAGGGGCCGAGGGGCGGCACCGAGCGCAGGGGGTACCTGGCCTCGTTTCCAGCCCTCCGGGAAAGTGAAGCACTGCCAGTATCATTTGCGTTTCTTTGCTGAAGCAGTCAAgtcattaacttaaaaaaaatttcaaccgTTGAGTACAATCGCTCTCAATGTGGAATGGAAGGTACTTGCAAAGCACAATGGATCTCCAACAATGGAGGGagggttggttagagcagaggCACAGCCAGCTCCGACTGCCTCCGCTTCTGTTCTCACCAGCGCCCTCCTGACCTGAAAGAACGGCTGGCACACGATGGTTATTCAGACTTAGGCATCTGGCAGATATTTCCTCAAACGTGAACGGGGTGTACCGCTCACTTCCAGGAAAACAGCTCCATTGTTATCTGTTGCTAATGGTAAAATGTGAGCTTGGAGCAACAAAAATCAGCATTTTGGAAAGCTGGTATTTGCCTCCGGCTTCCGAATACTCAATGACTTTTAAAATGAGATGGGTGGTGATATTaacaaatgcaattttaaaaaatatacgaTACAATAAAATGCGTCAACCTTTAGGAGTTTTGCATAACTCTGTAAACAGTATCTTCCAAATGACCCATGCATGGTCTTACAAAATCATGCATTCAAGGTTCAAGCTAACCAGACAATTTTCATGCAACAGCATAAAAGTTCACTGACATTGACGGTTTTAGGTTCCACATTAGAACTAACCTCTCAGGAGCTACCACCTGTCGAGTTTTGATGTACTAGCAAAGAATGTCCTCAGTTCTGCAAAGTGTGCTAAAATACCTTCTTTTCCAACCACAAAGTAGGTGAGGCcagattttgtttttacattttacctGAAACAACATATCGCAATATACTAAATGCAAAAGCAGCTCTGtgatcacagctgtcttctgttaagacaggcactaaaaaaatttgcaaaaaatgtaaaactatgccactcttcttgtttatttttttcactttggcaaatatagttattttcacaaaattatatCATTTACACTAACATGCAGGTCACCAATGggtttatattgttatttttaaatgaactaataaatatatctttaaaatttccCTGTTTTAGTTTCTAGAAGGGTAAATACCGACATCACTCTTATACACAAAAcctctttggatttttttaagaGTGTAGGGGTCCTGAGACTAACATAGTTGACATCTGTTAGTTCACACTGATCTTGATTTGTCTTTGAAATCTTTGGAAACGGAGCTGTGGCTGTTCCTGTTAAACTGAGAGCCGGTGCCAGCAGCAAAATGACTAATTCCCAGGAAGCTCGGCTTTTCACTCTGACCCTCCAACAAGCCAACATCCAAAACAAGCCTCGATCCCCAGAGACACAAGCCCACGATTCTGCCCGCCTGCACTTCTCTAGCTTTGGAGCAAGAGCAACAgcgagggtgggagggaggggctggctgcCACCAGGGGAGCTGGAGGGGCTCATCCTCGGGGGAGAATTTACAAGCGGTAATAAACCAACTAAAAGTCAGTTTGCCTGTTGTCATCAGCGGTACATTATTCCTCCCGAAAAAACCTGTTGTTGGTTGAAGTAAGTCCTAATCATATAAATAAAAGCTTCAAATTGCCTATTTTAATTACTTATCTTTTAGAAACATTATTCTAATGGATGGTAATAACTGCCAGTTTCAGAGCTGGCCCAACACGCACGGCCTCAGCAACGTGCCTCCGTTCTGGAGACGGTTCCCGACAGGCAGTGTGGTGCAGGCTGGCTTCAGTGTCACGATGTCCATGGTGCCTGCGATGTCACATGTTCCTGCCTTCCAACAGTGAACTCCAAATAAACCCCGGGGGGCTGTGAGCTCAGGTCTCTTCGCTCTCTCAATCTGTGTGAACACCTGGAGTAGTGTTTCAAACATTTCTACTCCAGACGTGTGAGAGCTGCTAGAATCAATCTCAAAGAACTGAACACATAGACAGTATCATAATGTCTGTTGTTTCTTGGGACATGGAACTTTCAGCATTCTCTACTAAGCAATTTTTATGCTGAAGACTTTTCCTGAGTATTTGggtattggttgcttcttgtcaTAGAAATGCCTCAGAATTAAAATGAATAGTGTTTTTATCGGCCATGAAATGAGTGGAGACAAACAGGCAAATCTGGTACCTCTATCTAGTGAATATAAAGAGGTGAACATCAATTTTGATAAAAAGTCATTGACAAATCTGCATACagcaagagagagaacagaacTGTGAGGCTAATATCCATTACCACAGCCAACATGGAGGCGTAAGTTCTTTCTATTAAAAATCACATTAATGCTGTTTAAAAGTGTTAATACGTTactgttttcttcatttgtactgtaatatttaagtgttttattgGCATGAAAATATGTTTGGAATTGAATAAAGAGAATTCACTGTCAGTTAATTCACTAttggtatttgtttttttaaacctttattaTAATTAGTTTCATTCCCTGATTAGTCCTGAAGATAATTTTGTTGCTTGGAGAAGGAGTAAAAtgttaaccccccccccaaaaaaaaacaactcatccaCCGTAGGCACCAAATACACTAGACAGGCTAGAAGTGCAAAATATAGCAGCACAGTGCTTACCCTACTGACAGTGGAGCTCAGTGTCAGAGAGGCAACAGGGAGTGGTGGGGTCTGTGGCAAAACGCAGGATATAGGCTATATCCAAAGGGGCAGCCACTGCTAAGCTCCAGCAGAATGCCACCAGGTAGGAACGCAGGACAAGCACTGACAGGTCTGAGTTTACAAACGGCTAGAAATCCAGTCTTTTGGAAGAATTCTTCCTGTTTTTAAAAGTTGGTAACtgattcaaattttaaaacttcatttgGGCCAACAGAACACATCTGTGAGCCATGCGGGCAGCCAGTTTTCAGTGTCTGTTCCGAATAAGCTCAGCTTGTCTTCTCCCTTCTAAAGTTTCTCTTGGAGGTGGTGGGTTCTCTTCCTTTCAGATTTCCTGAGGCATAAGTTTCACGTCTGACCTTTCAAGTGTGCCCTTAGCCTTTGTCCCTTAAAGCCCAGCCCGGGCCTGGGGCACAGTGTGTAGGGTGAACAGATGAAGGTGTCTGGCTGCTTCTGTTCCTGGTGCCTTCAGAGTTCCTGTGCCCAGCAGAACCTGGCCATGCTGGATATGGAGGAGGGCAGGCCTCTCAGAGGCAGATAGGCGTGGGCACCAACTGACAATCCTTAAGTACCCATCCTCCTGAGATGGAGGACTTCAAAGACCACCCAGAGGAGCGACTACTGAGACTTTAGCCTCATAGCCACACTCCTTGGTGGCTTGCCTCTGGGTCCAAATCTCCTTGGCTTTCCCTGGGACGTCTGCTTTCGGAGCAGTCTGTGTGGACTACCCTGAGCATTCTGTCCCTGGAAACCTGGGCCAGTCATGGAGACAGAGGGCATTACCCAGGGCCCTTCTTATCTCCACCCAGAGACACCTGACTCCTTGAGCGCTGCCTCCCTGGGTTCTGCTTTCCCACCCTCTAATCATTTCTGCAGCTTTTTCTGGATCCTATCCAGAGTTTTTGTTTCCAGAACGCTGTTTGAAGTGTAGGCCTGTAACTGTATCCTTCTCAGAAGGGGAGTCGGGCCCACGGACTCCTGAACCTGGCTCCCCACAGGCATGCCCAACTCCCTGCCAGAACCCAGGCCACATTCCTCCAACACCTGAGCGTCACAAGCCCACCTAGGTCTCCCGCACCCTGGGGCCACCCGAGCGCCAGCCCCAGCGGCTCACCTTCCCTTTGATGCTGAGGCCCCCGGTGTCATAGACGATCCCTTTGCCCACCCAAGCAATGGTCTGGGTAGCTCCATCCGGGGTGTGGCTGAGGACGGCCAGAGCTGGAGGGTGGAGGGCGGCTTTGCCAACGCCATAGATTCCTACAAGAAgcacagggaggagggggggggttaGGCTCAGGGTGAAATGAGCAGAGGAGGCCCAGCAGCCCCTCAGAAACACCAGCTCTCCCATTGGAAATAGCCTCCGGCTTTGGGGTTTTTCTCCTAGAAAACTATGTGGTCCAAGCCGAGCTCCCTGGCCCCCTTCCTGCCCCCTGGCCAGCGGGGGatgaggaatgcaaattagttcCAAAGCTCTAGACTACACACTGAATTCTATGCGAAGCACTGTTAGGCAAGAAAACCCACTGAGAAAAAACTATCGTCTCACTCCCAGGAAGAAGTGACCAGGACTGCGGAATGAGATGGTGTTTGGACAACGCTTCAAGGTCGCCCAGCCCACGCTTGCAAGCCCTTCCCTGAACCCTCCGTGCACTCGGAACTGCACTGCCCTGTCCAAGTTCACTCCAACCACTGCTTCACTGTTCAATTTACGTCCCATCTTCTCGAGAAAATCGTGGCCTGCTGTGGGCAGAGTCCATGCCTCAGGTCCCCCAATCACTGAACTGAATAATCACAGCAACTGCAACAAGAGCCAGTAATGGTTGCCTGACAGACTCCGATTCATCCTGCAAAGCCGCTGCAAAGGATGTCTCCTCTGTGAACTTTCCCTGATAAGGGTGGCCTCTCCCTCCATTTGGAATTGGTTTGTCTGAGGCAGATACCTCTCAGATGGCCTCcaatgccccccaccccagggcattCATGATCTCTCTCCCTAACTACTGGCAGGACCTTGTGTCTCACTTCTTCTCGATACAGCAGAGatgatgagatatcacctccAAGACTAAGTTACAAAAAGAGACCTCGCCTACATCTTGCTTGCCTTACCTTTCCCACTCTGAGTCTGAGACCGTGCCCTGAGAGAAGCAGCTACCGTGCTATGAGCCACTCAAGGAGAGGCCCACACAACAAGGAATAGCCCGTGAGCACCCGAGGCCTGCTGGCGGGGCCGCGAGCGAGCCTCGCTGGGGGtacagccccagccccagtcaagCTTTCAAAGTGACAGCAGACCTAGTCCACACCTTGACAGCAGCCTAGGAGAGACCCTGGGCCCTATTCCCCACCCACAGAGTTGAGACCATGAATGTATATCCCTGCTATTTCAGCTGCTATTTTTCTGGGGTAACTTGTTCTGTGGCCATAGATTAACAAAATACAGTGACCGTCCCCCAGCCAGTCCGAAAGCCCCATGTCCTGGCCATCACTGCACCTCCAGTGCCCGGGGAGTCAGGGACGATGGGCCTGGTAATCAGGAAAGGCTGAGGGGGTGGCTTTGAGCCAAGTGTACGGCATCTGGCAGCCCTGCCCTGAGGGGCCCTTGGGGGAGCCTGTTCCAGATCGAGAAAGCCGGAGGACAGACCCCGGTGTGGACATGACTGTGTGTATTCGAGGAACAGAAAGGCCTTGCTGCGTTGGCTCAGGGACCAGGCCAGCAACACGTGACAAGGCTGGAATGGAAGCAGGGGAGGACTTGGATCCCACGGCTTCCAGAATCTGAATCAGAATCTGAATTGCTGCCTCCTTTCTCCCAGAGAGATGTTCTGCTTCCCAGGGTCTGGTCTGGGGGCTGGACACAGGCCAGTTTCTTTCAGGGTGTAGCTTGCGACAACACACTATAGGCCCTCGCCATTCTGCCAGCCAAGGTGCCCTGGACCACTCCCTGAGGCCATACCGGCCAGGACCAGTTCCCAATCACCTCCAAATCCTCTTGTCTTCAGCTCCTCGTCCCGGATGATGGTTGGGGCGATCCCCAGCTCTTTTCCAACTTTCTTAATCTCCTGGATGTGTTCGTGGAAAAAACAACACCACAAAGACACGTGAAAACAGCTTAACTCAAGGCGAGGCCAAGGCTCTGGGCCAAAGGACGCGCTGATGGCTGCAGAGCGGGGGAGGAACCGGGCTTGGGAGCCAGCGGCTCTGACTCTCTTGCTTTGAGTGTGATTAAACCCAGGAGAGAAGGCTCACCCTCTAAACTCTGCAATTTCCTGCAGCTCATGGCTCGAGTCCTGCAGAGGGGCCTTCGAGGAGGCTCTGTCCCCACTCCGCCCTCAGTCGAGGCTGCTGGCCCCTTGGAGCGGGGTGGACAGCAGGACTTTGTCTGCAgcagccccaggcttgcccaaaCAAAGTGCAGAGATTGTGAACCCCGTCCCCCTCTGGCCCCCAGCTTTCCTCGGACCCTCCCTGGGATCTACTGACATCTGTCCCATCCTGGTCCCACCCCTTGGCATGACCTCCAGGGCCGCGCACCTCGAGGAAAGTATCCGTGTTCATCTCATTGCAGGGTGTGTCCACAATGCGGGCTGCCAGCCGTACACCATCTGTGGCGTTGGTTAAGCACTAGGAAAAAACCACAGGCTCTCATGGGGGCCCTGGGACAAAGTAGAATGGGGCTGTCCCTCCTCATCCATTCCCCTGGGGACCGAAAGGCCTCAGAGGAATACGTCGCCTGGGAGAGGTTGCAGGGCTGCTGACGGGACAGCAAGGGGCAGGTAAAAGGGGAGCAAGAATCAGGCCGACTGCTTTCCCTCCCCAATTCCTGATCCCCACCAAGTAATCCACGGAAAGTTTGTACCGCCTCCAGAATTACAGTGACCCTTGCACCGGCTGTCACGACCTGGCATACACAGGGCCCATCTTCCTTTCCAAGACTCATTTCCTGCTACTCCCCTCCTCCTGGCACAGGTGACCTGGTACTTGGCCCCGAATGTGCCCTGGGCATTCCtacctgtggcctctgcccatcCCCACACCCTCTCGCAGGTGGAGGTGCTGTCCTCTATTACAGACACGTCtgagccccccagcccccactgggatggtattaggaggtCTTTGGGAGGTCACAAAGACGAGGCCCCGTGATAGGATTAGTGTCCCTACAAGAAGAGACCagaacacacactctctctctgtcctagaAGGACACAATAAGGAAGAAGCCGTCACCAGAAcccaccctgatctcagacttccagcctccagaactacgAGAAGTAAATGTTGGGTAAGCGGCCGGgtctatgatatttttttatgGTGGCCTGAGCTgaccctcctttctcttctcgTGAAGACCCCAGCCTCTATGAGGCACCTCTCAAAGGCCACCTCCTCCAGAAGCCTCTCTGGATCCTCCCAGAGGAGGCTAAGCACTCTACCGCCGGAGCCCCTGGCACGCTGGCCCTCCAGTGGGCATGTTTCTGATATGAGCCCCTTGTGAGTATGTCACCCACCCTTGTTTTCCTGGTCACCTGATGCCATTTTTCTCTGGgcacaggaggaagggaagaacagGCAGATCTGCCTTGGGCAGCCCACCCTTCACCCAGTACCCAGAAGGGAGGGAGAACCTGACACCAGCCCCCACAGACACTTCAGACTGGGCACCCGCAGACCCGCGGACTCGTCCCAGAAGCCGGCTCCCCTTGGCCTTTCTGCCAGGAACTTTCATCTCATTTTTGCTTTAGCTGTGACCTGGAAGTTTTCtgccttttcatctttctctgccCTACTCAAttccctcactcccacccccaaGCTTTAGACAGGCAGtgataggaaaagagaaaatcctTTTCTGGCCCCATGATGTCAGGGAGGGCAGACTTTGGGTTGATAATGCCAGCCCCGCCCCCTCACAGGCCCTGTCCAATTGCTATGAGAGCTCTGCCCGCCCAAGTTAATTAAATCCCAAAGCCTCAAAGGCAGAGACGCCGGGCTTGACAGCTCAGATATGAGATGTGGCCGTGGGGTCCCCCAGGAGTGCGAGGGCCCCCACCTGTGGGCATCACAGAGATCCACTGCTCATCTCTGACGCAGCCCATTGCCGCTGTCTGGGAAGTGCGTCAATGCCCTGAAACTTGTCTCAAAGGAGGACAAAGCCCCCACGCAGCTGGTGCGAGTTTGAGAACATGTGTGAGGAACCAGAGGAGGCTCACCTCTGTTGACAGAGGGCCCTGTCACCTCTGCAGAGCCACGCGGCCTTGGGGAAGAGCTTGCACCCTGTTATGCTTTAGTTTTTCTCACCACAAAAGCaggatcattcattcattctgtctATGCTATGTGAGTGCCTGCTGCGTGCCAAGCTCCACACTAGACCCAGAATCCAAAGATATCCAAGGGACTCAAGTCCAGCAGAGACCACACACACCGTTCCATTCAATACTACAGGAGGAGGGTGTGAGAAGGCACAAGGGCCTGGAGAGGACCAGGATCTGGATGGGGGCCAAAGAGGTCCCTATAGTGAAGAAAAAGgccacattgggggggggggggtcagaaccTCCTGTGCTCATGATTCAAGACAGATGGCGGTCACAGTTAAAACCTGAGTCTGGCATAGTCCCAGAAAGTCATTTCatgtctctgagcttcagtttgctCAACTCTGTAATGGGAGTAATAATAGGACCCACCTCATAGGACCACTGTGAGAACTCAGTGAGCTGACTTGTGGGCACACACCTGCACTCAGAGCAGGGCCTTGTACCTGAGAAGCACTCAGAAGACAGGGGTGATCACGTGGCTAGCTTTGTCTTTGTACGGCAGTGGGGAAAGGGACCTGGAGGCAGCAGGACCAATGAAGGGACTGCTGCTGTGGTCCTGGAGAGCGGGGAGTGTGAGTGGGGGCACCCTGAGGCAGCGACAGTTGGGCCATGTGCTGGGAAAATCATGCATCAGACCAACCGGCTCCTTGCCCTCCAGGAGCTTTGGAGGTGACAATGACAACTTTCCCAAGACAGAAGGGTGAGACAGGAGAAAGGACAGCTTGGGTCTGGCTGCTGGTGCGGGGACTAGAGGTGGGGGAGGCGAGAGCACAGCGGTAGGATCTGGGATGCTCAAACCACAGGGGCAGGAGCCTCACATTCAGCCCATACAAGGACTTCCGAGTTGGCAATCACTTCCAGCCTTGTCCGGAAACGATTATTCTGAGGATCCAGTGAGATAACATATGTAAAAGTGCGCCACAAAGGGGAACGTGACATATACATGCACAGGTTAGCAGTGCCTGGCATTGcttaggtgctcagtaaacaccgGCTGAACAGAACAGCACCCTGAAAACAAAGACCGCCCGCAGGGGAAGGAAGGTGTCTGGGGCCCTCTCAGGAATTACAGCAGCCCTCCCGCCTTCCCCAAGAACAAAGGGCACTCCCCAGACACCCGTCCCAGCTGCCCAGGGACACCTTCTGACACCAACTTGCAAAGTGGACACTTCCACTGGCCCGTTGTCTTGTCCCACCAGGAAAAACTCCACTGTGACTGTCTTCTTCTCCGTGCGCCGTGAAGCACCGGACCGGTGGGTGAACAGCGGGAAGGCT carries:
- the NPEPL1 gene encoding probable aminopeptidase NPEPL1 yields the protein MANVGLQFQASAGDADPQSRPLLFLGQLHHLHRVPWNHVRGKLQPRVTEELWQAALSTLNPNPTDSCPLYLNYATVAALPSRVSRHNSPSAAHFVTRLVRTCLPPGTHRCIVMVCERSDVFASACALARAFPLFTHRSGASRRTEKKTVTVEFFLVGQDNGPVEVSTLQCLTNATDGVRLAARIVDTPCNEMNTDTFLEEIKKVGKELGIAPTIIRDEELKTRGFGGIYGVGKAALHPPALAVLSHTPDGATQTIAWVGKGIVYDTGGLSIKGKTTMPGMKRDCGGAAAILGAFRAAIKQGFKDNLHAVFCLAENSVGPNATRPDDIHLLYSGKTVEINNTDAEGRLVLADGVSYACKDLAADIILDMATLTGAQGIATGKYHAAVLTNSAEWEAACVKSGRKCGDLVHPLVYCPELHFSEFTSAVADMKNSMADRDNSPSSCAGLFIASHIGFDWPGVWVHLDIAAPVHAGERATGFGVALLLALFGRASEDPLLNLVSPLGCEADAQDGDTERDSKRRRLV